The following are encoded in a window of Pseudomonas sp. St316 genomic DNA:
- a CDS encoding LysE family transporter, translated as MLIFVKSMVIGLCIAAPVGPIGLLCIQRSLMLGWRAGFATGLGAATADSIYGFIGALGVTAIIATLISFKPWLCIFGGLFLAYIGYQTIRSKGGAAAMAGERANMFKAYSTTLFLTLSNPMTILSFIAIFAALSDGMASDQGGQHALLPMVTGIFLGSAAWWLGLSGFSSIFKARIAESKLRLINYFSGATITILGAYQVATGVMLATAT; from the coding sequence ATGCTGATTTTCGTTAAATCGATGGTCATAGGGTTGTGCATTGCAGCCCCTGTAGGACCGATTGGGCTGTTGTGCATACAGCGAAGTCTGATGCTTGGGTGGAGAGCCGGTTTCGCGACGGGATTGGGCGCGGCCACAGCCGATTCGATCTATGGGTTCATCGGTGCCCTGGGTGTCACGGCCATCATTGCGACGCTCATCAGCTTTAAACCTTGGTTGTGTATTTTTGGTGGGCTGTTCCTCGCCTACATTGGCTATCAGACAATACGATCGAAGGGCGGCGCGGCGGCCATGGCGGGTGAGCGGGCCAACATGTTCAAAGCCTACTCGACCACGCTGTTCCTGACGCTGTCCAACCCCATGACCATCTTGTCGTTTATCGCGATATTTGCCGCGTTGAGTGATGGTATGGCCAGTGACCAAGGCGGCCAGCACGCCTTGCTGCCAATGGTGACCGGTATCTTCCTGGGCTCGGCTGCCTGGTGGCTGGGGTTGAGTGGGTTCTCCTCCATTTTCAAGGCGCGGATTGCCGAATCAAAGCTAAGGCTGATCAACTACTTTTCAGGGGCAACCATCACCATCCTGGGGGCCTATCAGGTCGCCACTGGCGTCATGCTGGCCACGGCAACCTGA